One genomic segment of Occultella kanbiaonis includes these proteins:
- a CDS encoding YfhO family protein, which yields MTADVDEGVERPKDHSAPLFDHGGRNRLAAWLLAAAAFAVIGIRLGPPLLGLEVFVGLDLFEFFRPWSELPGADGYPTSSIYVSDQLDSTLPGMYEIRERFLNGDLALWSSSAVGGFPLFATMHYGMLTPGRWLFFILPTWLAPAWAKLAELAFAAAFTALLARRLKFSRLAAAVAAFIYPMTGFMIGWTNWPQAAVAATIPMVFWSVERFVQLRRVRDILPVALATAILLFGGFPAVAGQTLYLAGAYALVRTIATHRRAIGAIVRDLALLAGGVLIGVALTGFQLVPFASQLLGETDLTYRASEFFSVSQPVFLLTTMFPESFAGNQLWAGASPMDVNAYLGGVTIALATLGVVSVLRGRVPRHVGLFFVGVVLLAVTLIWFQGPWTAWMNNLPIFNGNPIGRFRSQLALPAAILAAAGVDLLRTDSDGESRAFTWPTALAVGAVTALAAAAAALLNSGRILILSEQVLRDTLIAVVPLVLLFGLVLWGLRSRRPRTLVLCLVVLAVPLQALSATAFYWPTGEREDFYRTTSGIEYLQENQGHDRIATLGLPLRPNITQYYGLRTLNGHSFVTEQMSEVFLAINPSMFIGPTYTALSNDIASYGDRAPGLDRFGVRYLVADAEAILPGNVPVTLPGIGDPLAERAGDLPLEPGREYTSTIAAGDLRGVHIPVILNAPGSVTVEIHDADGALLASNELDVRNTGEEVTVPIALSPIDGVAFPDSGDPFTVTVTFTGDGLIGSADDAGNLRVQAVRAPAEGDGLDLAYAGEGLIIWERTTSLSRIRWASEAVVISDDEDRVAAVANDAVDPEAAILAEELPEELAGGTAELRITEDSGDVIRVEVEAETAGLVVVTDTMDDFVATVDGQPADIVTAEHAGGAVLVPAGSHTVELTYAPQSGKLGIGLTIGAAAILLAIGVGSLLLQRRSRRQASDAESDVRADVEVEPDNIR from the coding sequence GTGACTGCCGACGTTGATGAAGGTGTCGAACGACCCAAGGATCACTCGGCACCGTTGTTCGACCACGGCGGCAGGAACCGCCTCGCCGCGTGGCTGCTGGCGGCTGCAGCGTTCGCCGTCATCGGCATCCGCCTGGGGCCCCCATTGCTCGGCCTCGAGGTGTTCGTCGGCCTGGACCTGTTCGAGTTCTTCCGACCGTGGTCGGAGTTGCCCGGGGCGGACGGCTACCCGACGTCGTCCATCTACGTCTCGGACCAGCTCGACTCGACGCTGCCCGGGATGTACGAGATCCGTGAACGGTTCCTGAACGGCGACCTCGCGCTCTGGAGCTCCTCCGCCGTCGGCGGGTTCCCGTTGTTCGCAACGATGCACTACGGCATGCTCACGCCCGGCCGGTGGCTGTTCTTCATCCTGCCGACATGGCTGGCCCCGGCCTGGGCCAAGCTCGCCGAGCTGGCGTTCGCCGCAGCCTTCACCGCGCTCCTCGCGCGCCGGCTGAAGTTCAGTCGGCTGGCTGCCGCCGTGGCAGCGTTCATCTATCCGATGACCGGCTTCATGATCGGCTGGACGAACTGGCCGCAGGCCGCCGTCGCCGCCACGATCCCCATGGTCTTCTGGTCCGTGGAACGCTTCGTGCAGCTCCGGCGGGTGCGCGACATCCTGCCTGTGGCCCTCGCCACGGCGATCCTGCTGTTCGGCGGGTTCCCCGCCGTCGCGGGGCAGACCCTGTACCTGGCCGGGGCATATGCCCTCGTCCGGACCATCGCAACCCACCGTCGAGCGATCGGCGCCATCGTGCGGGACCTCGCACTGCTCGCCGGCGGTGTGCTGATCGGCGTTGCCCTGACCGGATTCCAGCTCGTGCCGTTCGCAAGTCAACTGCTCGGCGAGACGGACCTCACCTATCGCGCATCAGAGTTCTTCAGCGTGAGCCAACCCGTCTTCCTGCTGACGACCATGTTCCCGGAGTCGTTCGCCGGGAACCAACTGTGGGCCGGAGCCAGCCCCATGGACGTCAACGCCTACCTCGGCGGCGTGACGATTGCCCTGGCGACGCTCGGCGTCGTCTCAGTGCTCCGGGGCCGGGTGCCACGGCACGTCGGCCTCTTCTTCGTGGGCGTCGTCCTGCTCGCCGTCACGTTGATCTGGTTCCAAGGCCCGTGGACCGCCTGGATGAACAACCTCCCGATCTTCAACGGGAACCCAATCGGCCGGTTCCGCTCACAGTTGGCACTCCCCGCCGCCATCCTGGCCGCGGCCGGCGTGGACCTGCTCCGGACGGACTCGGACGGCGAGTCCCGAGCATTCACATGGCCGACGGCACTCGCTGTCGGAGCCGTGACGGCGCTCGCGGCAGCGGCCGCCGCCCTGCTCAACTCGGGGCGGATCCTCATCCTGAGCGAGCAGGTCCTGCGGGACACGCTCATCGCAGTTGTGCCCCTGGTGCTGCTGTTCGGCCTTGTGCTCTGGGGACTGCGCAGCCGGCGCCCGAGAACCCTCGTGCTCTGCCTCGTGGTCCTGGCGGTGCCGCTACAGGCGTTGTCCGCAACGGCCTTCTACTGGCCGACCGGCGAACGTGAGGACTTCTATCGAACCACCTCGGGCATCGAGTACCTCCAGGAGAACCAGGGGCACGACCGGATCGCAACCCTCGGGCTTCCGCTCCGTCCGAACATCACGCAGTACTACGGCCTGCGTACCCTCAACGGGCACTCCTTCGTGACGGAGCAGATGTCCGAGGTCTTCCTCGCCATCAACCCGTCGATGTTCATCGGCCCCACATACACGGCACTGTCGAACGACATCGCCTCCTACGGGGATCGCGCCCCCGGGCTGGACCGGTTCGGGGTTCGGTACCTGGTGGCGGACGCAGAGGCGATCCTCCCGGGCAACGTCCCGGTCACGCTGCCGGGGATCGGGGACCCGCTCGCGGAGCGCGCCGGCGACCTGCCCCTGGAGCCTGGCCGCGAGTACACATCCACGATCGCGGCCGGCGACCTGCGCGGCGTCCACATCCCAGTGATCCTGAACGCGCCCGGGAGCGTCACCGTCGAGATCCACGACGCTGACGGAGCACTGCTGGCGAGCAACGAACTCGACGTTCGCAACACCGGCGAGGAGGTCACCGTCCCAATAGCACTCTCCCCCATCGACGGCGTCGCGTTCCCCGACTCCGGTGACCCCTTCACCGTGACCGTCACCTTCACGGGGGACGGCCTGATCGGGTCCGCGGACGACGCGGGGAACCTGCGCGTCCAGGCGGTCCGAGCCCCGGCCGAGGGCGACGGTCTGGACCTCGCGTACGCAGGCGAGGGCCTGATCATCTGGGAGCGGACCACCAGCCTGAGCCGGATCCGCTGGGCGAGCGAAGCCGTCGTGATCAGCGACGACGAGGACCGCGTGGCAGCCGTTGCGAACGATGCCGTCGATCCGGAGGCCGCGATCCTGGCCGAGGAACTGCCTGAGGAACTGGCCGGCGGCACAGCCGAGCTGAGGATCACCGAGGACAGCGGTGACGTGATTCGTGTCGAGGTGGAGGCCGAGACCGCTGGGCTCGTCGTGGTGACCGACACGATGGACGACTTCGTCGCGACAGTCGACGGGCAGCCTGCCGACATCGTCACAGCCGAGCACGCCGGTGGCGCGGTCCTGGTTCCCGCCGGGTCACACACCGTCGAACTGACCTACGCGCCACAGTCCGGAAAGCTGGGCATCGGACTCACGATCGGTGCTGCCGCAATCCTGCTTGCGATCGGGGTCGGTTCCCTGCTGCTCCAGCGACGGAGCCGCCGACAGGCGTCCGACGCGGAATCCGACGTGCGGGCGGACGTCGAAGTTGAACCGGATAACATTCGCTGA